A stretch of Bacillus pseudomycoides DNA encodes these proteins:
- a CDS encoding DUF3055 domain-containing protein, translated as MFEKLYDEHESVKVRFLGFMTQENRYDFGVIYTNMFFGKPLVVCMQTGRATLLGQDDVDNIQHLQQVFKLQSEEEANDLAQFFKFLVPPTSLHAEYEE; from the coding sequence ATGTTTGAAAAATTGTACGATGAACATGAAAGTGTGAAAGTACGATTTCTAGGGTTTATGACACAGGAAAACCGTTATGATTTTGGGGTTATTTATACAAATATGTTTTTTGGAAAACCCCTTGTTGTCTGTATGCAAACAGGGAGGGCCACTTTACTAGGGCAAGACGATGTAGATAATATTCAACATTTACAACAGGTCTTTAAATTACAATCGGAGGAAGAAGCAAATGACTTAGCGCAGTTTTTTAAATTTCTTGTGCCGCCAACTTCATTACATGCTGAATATGAAGAATAA
- a CDS encoding DUF1885 family protein, which yields MQHAFIKLVPKSKQQTVSLEDVKQLFHYYQTITSQTGVQVSYAYTNVAFPYEILDTSDTTLELKSSHDRYNSIYVGVGTENEQAFVQISLPSTATFGDKGKANEFCRFLAKKLEGELRLFNGRTMYFYKR from the coding sequence ATGCAACATGCATTTATCAAACTTGTACCTAAATCTAAACAACAAACTGTCTCATTAGAAGATGTAAAACAACTTTTTCATTATTATCAAACAATTACTTCCCAAACCGGTGTGCAAGTTAGCTATGCATATACTAACGTTGCATTTCCGTACGAGATACTTGATACATCAGATACTACACTTGAACTAAAATCTAGTCATGATCGATATAATTCTATTTATGTAGGGGTTGGAACAGAGAACGAGCAAGCTTTCGTTCAAATTTCCTTACCTTCTACTGCCACATTTGGGGATAAAGGAAAAGCAAATGAATTCTGCCGTTTTTTAGCAAAGAAATTAGAAGGTGAGTTAAGGTTATTTAATGGAAGAACGATGTATTTCTATAAACGCTAA
- a CDS encoding MBOAT family protein — protein sequence MVFSNLLFLCLFLPAVLFVYYTVRKELQNIVLLLFSLLFYAWGEPIYVFLMLFSIFINYWFGIWLAKEGATIFSRKTILTVAIIINTAILGYFKYANFLIDNINTVFHTNIVLDKIPLPIGISFFTFHAMSYIIDIYKKKVDAQRNIFDLALYFTIFPQLVAGPIVRYNTISHQLHIRTVDADKFSEGVRRFIIGLGKKVLIANQLGAIADEIFAMDPATMSVSTAWIGAIAYTLQIYFDFSGYSDMAIGLGKMFGFDFLENFNYPYISKSISEFWRRWHISLGSWFRDYVYIPLGGNRVSSWKVYRNLFIVWALTGFWHGASWTFMIWGIYYGCLIALEKAGFEKVLQNLWRPVQHVYVMFLVIIGWVFFRADNFTYCFEFLQTMFGINGPLTDIKSYFYIMNYWGIFLLAIVTSAPIFSWLKTMISTKKIVILSPIYYLSVLIIVMMYLTNATYNPFIYFRF from the coding sequence ATGGTATTTAGTAATCTCTTATTTTTATGCTTGTTTTTACCTGCAGTGTTATTTGTATATTACACTGTTCGTAAAGAATTACAAAATATTGTTCTTCTACTATTCAGCTTATTATTTTATGCTTGGGGAGAACCAATATATGTATTTCTTATGCTCTTTTCTATCTTCATAAACTATTGGTTTGGTATTTGGCTTGCCAAAGAAGGAGCAACTATATTTAGCAGAAAAACAATCTTAACTGTAGCTATTATTATTAATACAGCTATTTTAGGATATTTTAAATATGCTAATTTTTTAATCGATAATATAAACACAGTGTTTCACACAAATATCGTATTAGACAAGATTCCATTACCGATTGGTATTTCCTTTTTTACTTTCCACGCTATGAGTTATATCATTGATATATATAAGAAGAAAGTCGATGCGCAGCGTAATATTTTTGATCTCGCATTATATTTTACTATTTTCCCTCAATTAGTAGCTGGGCCAATCGTTCGTTATAATACAATTTCTCATCAACTACATATCCGAACAGTTGATGCTGATAAGTTTTCCGAAGGAGTTCGACGTTTTATCATCGGATTAGGAAAAAAAGTATTAATTGCTAATCAATTAGGCGCTATTGCCGATGAAATTTTCGCTATGGATCCAGCAACGATGAGTGTTTCTACCGCTTGGATTGGTGCCATCGCTTATACACTACAAATTTACTTTGATTTTTCTGGGTATAGTGATATGGCAATTGGATTAGGGAAAATGTTTGGATTTGATTTTCTAGAGAATTTTAATTATCCATATATTTCAAAATCCATTTCTGAATTTTGGCGTCGTTGGCACATCTCTCTTGGTTCATGGTTCCGCGATTATGTCTATATTCCTCTTGGAGGAAATCGCGTATCCAGCTGGAAAGTCTATCGTAATCTTTTCATCGTATGGGCATTAACCGGTTTTTGGCATGGAGCTAGTTGGACTTTTATGATTTGGGGAATTTATTACGGATGCCTCATCGCTTTAGAGAAAGCAGGTTTCGAGAAAGTATTACAAAATCTATGGCGCCCAGTCCAACATGTATACGTTATGTTTTTAGTAATCATTGGATGGGTTTTCTTCCGAGCCGATAATTTCACTTACTGTTTCGAATTTTTACAAACAATGTTTGGGATAAATGGACCGTTAACTGACATTAAGAGTTACTTCTATATCATGAATTATTGGGGAATTTTCCTGCTAGCTATTGTCACTTCAGCTCCAATTTTCTCTTGGCTGAAAACTATGATTTCAACAAAAAAGATAGTTATTCTATCTCCAATTTATTATTTAAGTGTGCTAATCATTGTGATGATGTATTTAACAAATGCAACGTATAATCCATTCATTTACTTCCGTTTTTAA
- a CDS encoding DHHW family protein yields the protein MKSLNNRILIIGFLIVIFGMCIWTGKIIYLDKKTFSNFENRELAIDPVLTKDDLKSGKYFKDTELHFTDHIAARDFFIKTYTNLQMYFNRTFINQKYVASDGFILSEPTKTDERKQMKQSVNELNNLRTQFPKTEFYFMLAPSKLTTFSYRYPPYVDRGYDQIHRDYLVQALNHINFPVIDVLPFFQKEFNREQLESLYFKTDHHWNMKGAFYGYEYAMNYISDHSKIYKDDKVNRDNYKFITEKPNGDFIGSWNKQLYNLIKTPEQIPYVQLKQNPNAWDDYTVYIGPVSEQSTKMPMKEFFAKDKKQPAPSYAAVYQTDYAQINILNSKAKNKLHAVVIKDSYADATYPLFAQNFEQTTFIDPRFAASKNMIKDLKELNPDIVLFLYNDSSISPEMYQFKNAQ from the coding sequence GTGAAAAGTTTAAACAACCGTATATTAATTATAGGTTTTTTAATTGTTATTTTCGGAATGTGTATATGGACTGGGAAAATTATATATTTGGATAAAAAAACCTTTTCTAATTTTGAAAACAGGGAATTGGCTATTGATCCTGTCTTAACGAAAGATGATTTAAAATCAGGAAAATACTTCAAAGATACCGAGTTACACTTTACAGACCATATTGCAGCTCGAGATTTCTTTATTAAAACATATACAAATTTACAAATGTACTTCAACCGAACATTTATAAATCAAAAATATGTTGCAAGCGATGGTTTTATTTTATCTGAACCAACTAAAACTGACGAACGTAAACAGATGAAACAATCTGTAAATGAATTAAATAATTTAAGAACTCAATTTCCAAAAACCGAGTTTTATTTTATGTTAGCACCAAGTAAACTGACGACCTTTTCGTATCGATATCCACCATATGTAGATCGTGGATACGACCAAATACATCGTGATTACCTTGTACAAGCATTGAATCATATAAACTTTCCTGTTATCGATGTTTTGCCATTCTTCCAAAAAGAATTTAACCGTGAACAATTAGAAAGTTTATACTTTAAAACAGACCATCATTGGAATATGAAAGGTGCGTTTTATGGATATGAATATGCAATGAATTATATATCTGATCACTCAAAGATATATAAAGATGATAAAGTAAATCGAGATAATTATAAATTCATTACTGAAAAACCTAATGGAGATTTTATTGGAAGTTGGAATAAACAACTGTATAATTTAATAAAAACTCCTGAACAAATCCCTTATGTACAATTAAAGCAAAATCCAAATGCTTGGGATGATTACACCGTATATATTGGGCCTGTATCTGAGCAATCGACTAAAATGCCAATGAAAGAGTTCTTTGCAAAGGATAAAAAGCAACCTGCACCAAGTTATGCAGCGGTCTATCAAACAGACTATGCACAAATTAATATCTTAAATTCGAAAGCAAAAAATAAATTGCACGCTGTAGTTATTAAAGATTCTTATGCTGATGCAACGTATCCTTTATTTGCGCAGAATTTTGAACAAACAACATTTATTGATCCACGATTTGCAGCTAGTAAAAATATGATCAAAGATCTAAAAGAATTAAATCCTGATATTGTACTATTCCTGTATAATGACTCTAGTATAAGTCCAGAAATGTACCAATTTAAAAATGCACAATAA